The following proteins are co-located in the Dromiciops gliroides isolate mDroGli1 chromosome 2, mDroGli1.pri, whole genome shotgun sequence genome:
- the PCDHB1 gene encoding protocadherin beta-1, with protein sequence MAALLWKLQANRQVVALLLFLCASEVDAGTVRYSVAEEMESGSFVANVAKDVGLEAGELLARGARLVSDDSKQHFRLHRKTGDLFVKEKLDREELCGKADPCVLRFEIVLEEPLQSFRAEVRVFDINDNAPVFPNHGPLLKIPESTPLGSRFPLQSAQDLDVGLNGLQNYTLSANAYFHLHTRFRSHGPKYAELVLIKPLDREEQPQVNLTLTAVDGGSPAKSGTAQILVMVLDVNDNVPQFSRLVYRAQILENSPNGSLVTSVSATDLDEGTNREIAYSLAQNPEGILQTFHINSENGEIRLRGPVDFEVIENYDIDVQAIDGGGLSAHSKVLVEVVDVNDNAPDVLVTSISSPIPEDSPLNTVVALFGVRDRDVRVGGKITCFLQGDLPFAIKPTFRNSYSLVTGGALDREKVPGYNLTIVAMDTGIPKLSTETIIEVLISDINDNPPVFKETSYTMTVRENNSPAVFIGKVHAEDLDSEENAQITYSLLPPESGDLSVFSYISINPNNGKLYALRSMDYEAIQAFQFVVKAVNGGPLPLSSQITVRVVVLDVNDNLPMILYPLQNSTSPCNDLVPRAAEVGYLVTKVVAVDGDSGQNSWLSYELLKATDLGLFSVGRQNGEIRTLRLISERDHMKQKMVIVVRDHGQPSLSTTATLNILLVDGFSDPYVQLREQTKRERKTNPSTKYLVISLAVLSCLFLFSVTVIFLIHIYQKIKYREKQFTTSEHFYYDCSFPSHLIDGQGGETLGRVCPYEVGSATGTSNSEFRFLKRFMPNFPASSCVVERNKEESGSHLPSNLDLDSPRRLEGYPRMSDECM encoded by the coding sequence ATGGCAGCTCTGCTGTGGAAACTTCAGGCTAACAGGCAAGTAGTGGcccttctcctctttctgtgCGCGTCCGAGGTTGACGCGGGCACAGTGCGGTATTCTGTGGCTGAAGAGATGGAGAGCGGTTCCTTTGTGGCCAATGTAGCCAAGGACGTAGGGCTGGAGGCCGGGGAGCTGTTGGCCAGAGGGGCGAGGCTGGTTTCAGATGACAGCAAGCAGCATTTTCGGCTCCACCGCAAGACCGGAGATCTGTTTGTGAAAGAGAAGTTGGATCGGGAGGAGCTGTGTGGGAAAGCCGACCCGTGCGTGCTGCGCTTTGAAATTGTCCTGGAGGAGCCGCTGCAGTCCTTCAGAGCCGAGGTAAGGGTTTTTGATATCAATGACAATGCCCCAGTGTTCCCAAACCACGGGCCACTTTTAAAGATCCCTGAAAGCACTCCCCTGGGGTCTCGGTTTCCTTTGCAGAGCGCCCAGGATTTGGACGTGGGGCTCAATGGCCTTCAGAATTACACTCTGAGCGCCAACGCCTATTTCCACTTGCATACTCGTTTCCGCAGCCACGGCCCCAAGTATGCGGAACTCGTACTAATTAAACCCCTAGATAGAGAGGAACAACCCCAGGTCAATTTAACCCTCACGGCAGTGGACGGCGGCTCCCCGGCTAAATCTGGAACAGCTCAGATCCTCGTCATGGTTCTTGACGTCAATGACAACGTCCCACAGTTTTCTCGGTTGGTGTACCGCGCCCAGATTTTGGAGAATAGTCCTAATGGTTCTTTAGTAACCTCAGTGTCCGCTACCGACCTAGACGAGGGCACTAACCGAGAAATAGCATATTCTTTGGCTCAGAACCCAGAAGGTATTCTCCAAACTTTCCATATCAACTCTGAAAATGGAGAAATCCGACTCCGAGGGCCGGTGGATTTTGAGGTCATTGAAAACTACGATATTGACGTTCAAGCTATTGATGGTGGGGGGCTGTCTGCTCACAGCAAAGTCCTGGTGGAAGTGGTGGATGTGAACGATAACGCCCCGGATGTGTTAGTCACCTCCATTTCAAGCCCGATCCCAGAGGACTCTCCACTCAATACTGTCGTGGCCCTTTTTGGTGTGCGAGACCGTGATGTTCGAGTAGGAGGGAAAATCACCTGCTTCCTTCAAGGCGATCTTCCGTTTGCCATCAAACCGACGTTCAGAAATTCCTACTCCCTGGTCACTGGAGGGGCCCTTGATCGCGAAAAAGTCCCAGGATATAACCTGACCATTGTCGCAATGGATACAGGGATTCCTAAACTGTCCACAGAGACTATCATCGAAGTACTGATATCCGACATTAATGATAATCCCCCTGTGTTTAAGGAGACTTCTTATACCATGACTGTCCGAGAGAACAACAGCCCCGCAGTGTTTATTGGCAAAGTCCACGCTGAGGACCTAGATTCCGAAGAGAATGCTCAGATTACTTATTCTCTGCTTCCTCCCGAAAGTGGCGATCTCTCTGTCTTCTCCTATATTTCCATTAATCCGAACAATGGGAAGCTCTATGCTTTGAGATCTATGGACTACGAAGCTATCCAGGCCTTTCAATTCGTAGTGAAGGCTGTAAATGGTGGTCCCCTGCCTCTGAGCAGCCAAATCACCGTCCGAGTAGTTGTCTTGGATGTCAACGACAATCTCCCAATGATCTTGTACCCGCTGCAAAATAGCACTTCGCCTTGCAATGACCTGGTGCCCAGGGCAGCAGAGGTGGGTTACTTGGTGACCAAGGTGGTCGCTGTTGATGGGGACTCTGGTCAGAATTCCTGGCTTTCTTATGAGCTACTCAAGGCCACAGACCTTGGGCTGTTTTCCGTGGGACGACAAAATGGAGAAATTCGAACCTTGCGGCTGATATCGGAGAGAGACCACATGAAGCAAAAAATGGTCATCGTGGTTCGGGATCACGGCCAGCCTAGCCTCTCTACCACCGCCACGTTGAACATTCTGCTGGTGGATGGCTTCTCTGATCCCTATGTACAGCTTCGGGAGCAGACCAAACGCGAGAGGAAGACAAACCCCTCCACTAAATACCTGGTCATTTCCTTGGCTGTGctttcctgtctctttctgttttcagTCACTGTAATCTTTCTCATTCACATTTATCAGAAGATCAAATATCGAGAAAAACAGTTTACGACCTCTGAGCACTTCTACTATGACTGTAGTTTCCCTAGTCATTTGATAGATGGGCAGGGTGGAGAGACTCTAGGTCGAGTCTGTCCCTATGAAGTGGGCTCGGCTACTGGCACTAGTAATAGTGAATTCCGGTTTCTCAAGCGATTCATGCCCAACTTCCCAGCTTCTTCCTGTGTGgtagaaagaaataaggaagaaagtgGATCCCATTTACCTTCCAACTTGGATTTGGACAGCCCAAGAAGGTTGGAGGGCTATCCCAGAATGTCTGATGAATGTATGTGA